A stretch of DNA from Ranitomeya variabilis isolate aRanVar5 chromosome 1, aRanVar5.hap1, whole genome shotgun sequence:
TGAATGAGGGATAGTgcgggggagtctttattcaaataaagtattttttctgtgttttttattACCGGTTTAGTAATGAGggatagacacctttccattactaaccacatGGCTTGACAGCAGATCTGATTTTtaacaaatcacagctgacatcaacccccaactacAATGACCTctattgccaccacaccagggcaattgggagcAGCAGCACTGGGGAAACCAATGTGATGTGCCACTTTtgaggtggctgagggctggtatttttaggctgggaagggccaataGCTAGGATCTTCCCAACCTGATCATATAACCCCATAACTGTCTTCTTTAcctaggctggttatcaaaattttataaaaaaaaaaaatgaacaggcTAAAAACACCTGCATAAGCGCAATGCTTTTTTTAACTGCAGATTTACAGCATCCAGTGCAAGCCTACAGGGAAATTCTGCACAGAAGTCTGAGTCTTCCCTCAAGAGAAAGTGAAACGCTGCGGCTCCAAAACCCACACAGTACATGATTTTACGCAGCGTAAAAAGGAGGTGCAGTGGGAATGGGATTTCTAGtaatccactgtgcttgtactatacaacgcagcgttttgaaAGCAGTGAAAATACGCTGCGTCCAGAGCACTAACATcactgatcgtggacacgcagctTCACCGAATAGCACCAAATTATAAACATCActttataaaacttaacttttaatactcTAATAAAATGTGCATAATAGCACCACAAAAATTTCACCCCAACACAAAGTCTGTATTAAATAGTATGAGTGAAGGAAACAGGAGGGAGCAGTCTATTATATAACTATTGTCTCCCTACCTAGCAGCAGAGGCTGGCACCCtcaggctgggcacagtagatggtATGGGACTCCTCCACGTGATGTCAGGACCTGATGACTGACCCTTTGCCCTCATGGCAGCAGGGCTCTCGCTTTTCTGTGGGGTCAGAACAGACGTaatcttctctcctcactgagcacTTGGCACCTATGAATGTCAGCGATTCACCTGCTGCCCACCCTTGGATGAATTTTGATAGATACTAACAACTAGATACTTGGAACATCCCACAAAACTGGCCTTGTACTGGAAACACCTCCAGTATATGGAGAACACTtatgttccacctggagcatcacaCAAAAGCCACTCTATACCGGGAGCATCCAAAACCTGCCATACGCCCAACGAGAACAAACGTATACTAGAAACACCCCACAGGCTTTCCCATACACCAAGAGCATTGGAGATCCACAGTATACTGGGAGAACCACACAATGCCATATACAGCAAACACCCCACCATATACAAGGATCACCTCATGGGAAGAGATAATTCCACAGGTCCCACTGTATAGCAGAAACACGCCAAAAGACCCGCCATGTACAGCAAACACCCCACCGTATACAGGGATCACCCCATCACGCCGTATTAAAGGGAGAATCCCACTGTATATTATAAACATGCGAAAAGACCCACCATATACAGGGATCACCCCATCACGCCGTATTTAAAGGGAGAATCCCACTGTATATTATAAACATGCGAAAAGACCCGCCATATACAGGCATATCCCACGAAACCCaccgtatactggaaacaccccttGAGCCCTCGTACATACTGAGAACACTTGAGATCCACCATACACCATGAATATCACAAAGTTACCATATACTGGGAACAtaccaccgtataccgggaacaacaGACGAGTCACAGCATACACCAGAACGCCCACAAGACCCCCCCATATACCGGGAACAACCCACAAGTCACACTGTATACCAGAACGCCcataagacccgccatataccggcaACAACCCACAAGTCATACCGTATACCAGAATGCCCACAAGaaccgccatataccgggaacaaccCATAAGTAACACCGTATATCAGAAcgcccacaagacccgccatataccgggaacaaccCACAAGTCACACCGTATACCAGAATGCCCACAAGaaccgccatataccgggaacaaccGACAAGTCACACCGTGTACCAGAAGGCCCACAAGAGCCACCATATAACAGGAACAACCCACGGAGTCACACCGTATACTGGAACAcctacaagacccgccatatactggAAACAACCCATAAGTAACACCGTATACTAGAATGCCCACAAGaaccgccatataccgggaacaaccCACAAGTCACACCGTATACCAGAACGCCTAAaagacccgccatatactgggaacaaccCATAAGTAACACCGTATACTACAATGCCCACAAGaaccgccatataccgggaacaaccCACAAGTCACACCGTATACTGGAACACCTACAAGACCCGTCATATACCGGGAACAATCCACAACGTATACCAGAACACCCACACAacccgccatatactgggaacaaccCACAAGTCACACCGTATACTAGAATGCCCACAAGACGCGCCATATACCGGGAATCCCATGAGACCCACGATATAATGGGAGCACCACTAGTCCCACTGTAAACCAGAAACATGCTAAAAAACACGCCATAAGCAGAGTATATCCCACTGTATACACTGGACAAGCCgagagacctgccgtataccaggaactgcCCTCCAGTTGCAGTTATGGAGCCACCCTGTCAGCTAAACATCACATTTTGGCCCATGTCAGTTGTTGAGATCTTTCCCATTTTCCTGCTTCCAAGAATTGAACCTTCTCTTTGAGATAATATATTGCACGCCGCCAGGCGCCATTAACACCAATCAGTGGTGTCACCGTCAAGGCGGCTCAGAGTGAAGATCGCAGGGGTATGATTTCACGCCATAATCTAAGAGCTGCACCTTGTTAATAGAGATAATTATCATATCCCCACCCCCGCGGAGCTAGGACTTTCCCTCACAACCAGACACAggaatgttttattccacttttattAGAAAACCCTCCaatgttgcaaaaaaacaaaacaaaaaacaaacaaaaatcgaTGTGGAGAGTCCAGTGCTCATCTGTGCAGTCAGGACGTTGCCGATCACAATTCTtgcactgtaaaaataaaaaaacctatcaTCCCATACAGCAGGAGTTTTTAGATGTGCCACTATGCTAGCACCAAGGGGGCAAATGGACGTCCATAGAGACCCCAAAAATAATAAAATGGATTTATGTTGGAGCCAACAAAAAGGCCTCAAATTTAATGGAGGTTGTGAAGCGCCACCCACTGGACATCAGGTGCTGGTGGAGCTGCGTTAGAGGACGTGGTGCAGGCAGCATTAGGCGGGCACAGTCTCACACAGGAAGTCCTGAGTGTGGGGTCTCTGATGGACAGACACAGCCCCTTCAGTTCTTCTTGGATTTGGGGCTGTCGTATTTTCTCTTGCTTGAATACCACAGAAGAAGGGGGATGCCGATGGACGGCAGGGTCATCACTCCAAAGGCTGCCCAGTCCAGCTAAGGTGAGAGGACACAAAACGTCAGCTATCAGGCAGAAGAAAGTCATCATCGATCTGATGGAAAAAAAACACTTACAAAATGAGGGGAGAATCGTCGATCAAACTCTCGCTGAGCCAGGATCCCTCCTTGTCCAGGGGCGCTGGTGTACCCCATCTGTCACCAAAACAGAACAGACCATAATGAATGAAATGTTGGGAACGGCTAATAAATAGCCGGCATATCTGACACCTTTCGTTGCCAACATGATGGTGACAACTTACCACAACCTGCGCGCCTTCCTGAGCCAGGTAAGTAATGGTGGCGGAGGTGAAGTTGAAGTACCCGGCCTTCAGGGGGCGCAAGACCACAGTGTGGGAAACATTGCTGGCTCTAAAGACGTGGAGTTAAGGAGGAAGATGATAAGAGGGTGACAACGAGAAACAAGGACCCCAAACATCTGGAGTTGCCGTGTTTCAGATGTGACTATCAAActattcttaaagggattgtccatttagACTGAGGAAGAGAGGGAAATACGGTCTATTTTCTGCTATTCTGGTATATGTGAGGAAAGGATACGGGGCGATTCTGTCCCACTTCACACTCAGCATCCCGGAGACAATCCCAAAGTCTTCAGGAGGGAAGGAGTCGTCAGAGAGCTCCACATCCAGGGCGGCGCTGGAGAGAAAGAAGCGGGTTATAACATCATGGGTTATCTGGCCTGGTGCCTGCCATATGGACCACCAACGCGGCGGCCACGTCGCGAGAATGCCAAAAAGTAGGACACATGGCGAGAACGCCAACTTGGCGGCCACGTCCCAAGACCCAGCCTTTCCTCACCTGGAGCCTACGTTGTAGATGTTGTACTGCAGGGTCAGGTCCTTCCCCTCCACCGCGTAGCGATTCAGCAGCGTCTTTGAGGCCAATAATCGAGCCCCCTCCTCACAGTGGGCGACCGCCAGGAGGGCGAGCAGCGCAGCAAATATCGTCTTCA
This window harbors:
- the SSR2 gene encoding translocon-associated protein subunit beta isoform X2 — its product is MKTIFAALLALLAVAHCEEGARLLASKTLLNRYAVEGKDLTLQYNIYNVGSSAALDVELSDDSFPPEDFGIVSGMLSVKWDRIAPASNVSHTVVLRPLKAGYFNFTSATITYLAQEGAQVVMGYTSAPGQGGILAQREFDRRFSPHFLDWAAFGVMTLPSIGIPLLLWYSSKRKYDSPKSKKN
- the SSR2 gene encoding translocon-associated protein subunit beta isoform X1 codes for the protein MMLGGRGRISGGHWLTCLSFRCSPSPLVAMKTIFAALLALLAVAHCEEGARLLASKTLLNRYAVEGKDLTLQYNIYNVGSSAALDVELSDDSFPPEDFGIVSGMLSVKWDRIAPASNVSHTVVLRPLKAGYFNFTSATITYLAQEGAQVVMGYTSAPGQGGILAQREFDRRFSPHFLDWAAFGVMTLPSIGIPLLLWYSSKRKYDSPKSKKN